One genomic window of Rhizomicrobium sp. includes the following:
- a CDS encoding TonB-dependent receptor — protein MSSALASALLLAGASGALAQSAPVYQFDIPAEKLGQALKDFSAASSQQIVFSDDVVGERSAPALRGSYTRDQALALLLQGTDLRADVSRSGVLMVRSKNVEAASNEAGGTNDVETVVVTGTHLRDANAQSSPITVLDRGTLQAQGTNTLQGALAALPSNFEGDINVEAVNQAGGLGNSQQNRGGASSANIHALGASSTLTVLDGNHLPMGSQGVSVDISMIPVIAIDRIDVLRDGASPIYGADAVAGVVNIVTRRDFDGAETTARYGQATSGGLDQVQLAQAFGKTFDGGSFFTAYQYDDNTAIKASDREATAALSTGPATAYPSGRAHSGYANVYFDIVPDTELFAEALYTDRLLVATSSAGYGAVVDRAARENRQFVGNAGFNAALEGDWHVKGVGQFAFNSLDDAVTRSDHSEQYQIPYRETDYAANITADGSLFDVPAGAVKAAFGLDYRAETGVSNGSPIGIGSYRLSRTIYAAFGELAIPLLSSAQHIPFVQSLELSAAARYDHYSDFGGTTNPKIGVVWQVDSVLKFRGNYSTSFRAPSFAELNQVEAYYIGVTVPDPAVPSGMSNIIDLGGGNPDLKPEKARSLSFGADLVTGSFFGFQAHVEYFDVDFTDRISSPDPAAEVYGGLNYPPIQPFLTRNPSPAYVASLTSSPKYYPFYSMAFDPSTVVVVDDRLTNLASNKVSGFDFNTSINPDIGDAGALQVTLEGTYFTKFDISVQKGAPEIDEAGTVFFPPSYRLRGGALYSYGPWRANAFINYTDSFKDGRFVPTVDVSSLTTVDLVLAYKIETGSGLLSNTTIGVVANNLFDQSPPFVRATVGQGYPTYDPTNASIVGRTLAIQFQKNW, from the coding sequence TTGTCGTCTGCGCTGGCAAGTGCGCTGCTGTTGGCTGGTGCAAGCGGTGCGCTGGCTCAGTCGGCACCAGTCTATCAGTTCGATATTCCGGCAGAAAAGCTCGGCCAGGCGTTGAAAGATTTCTCCGCCGCATCCTCGCAGCAGATCGTGTTCTCCGACGATGTCGTCGGCGAACGCAGCGCGCCGGCCTTGCGTGGCAGCTATACACGCGACCAGGCGTTGGCCCTTCTTCTGCAAGGAACAGACCTGCGCGCCGACGTCAGCCGATCCGGCGTTCTGATGGTCCGCTCAAAAAACGTCGAAGCCGCCTCAAATGAGGCGGGAGGCACCAACGATGTCGAAACGGTCGTCGTGACCGGCACGCATCTTCGCGACGCAAACGCTCAGTCCTCGCCAATAACCGTCCTCGACAGGGGTACACTTCAGGCGCAAGGGACAAATACTTTGCAGGGAGCCTTGGCGGCCCTCCCGTCGAATTTTGAAGGCGATATCAATGTCGAGGCCGTAAACCAGGCTGGCGGGCTGGGAAATTCACAGCAAAACCGAGGCGGCGCCTCCAGTGCCAATATTCACGCTCTGGGCGCATCGTCCACCCTCACCGTCCTTGACGGCAATCATCTTCCGATGGGTTCGCAAGGGGTGTCGGTCGATATTTCGATGATCCCGGTCATCGCGATCGATCGCATTGACGTCCTGCGAGACGGTGCGTCGCCAATTTACGGCGCAGATGCCGTTGCCGGCGTCGTGAACATCGTGACCAGAAGAGACTTCGATGGCGCGGAAACAACCGCCCGATATGGCCAAGCGACATCCGGGGGGCTGGATCAGGTGCAGCTCGCCCAAGCATTCGGGAAGACGTTCGATGGCGGAAGCTTTTTCACGGCGTACCAATACGACGACAATACCGCGATCAAGGCGAGCGATCGTGAAGCAACAGCCGCGCTATCAACGGGACCCGCGACAGCCTACCCGAGCGGGAGGGCGCATTCGGGATATGCAAATGTCTATTTCGACATCGTACCGGACACGGAGCTGTTTGCGGAGGCCCTCTACACGGACCGACTATTGGTGGCGACAAGCTCCGCCGGTTACGGAGCCGTGGTGGACCGTGCTGCGCGCGAGAACCGGCAGTTCGTCGGCAATGCGGGTTTCAATGCGGCGTTGGAAGGGGACTGGCATGTCAAAGGCGTCGGCCAGTTCGCATTCAACAGTTTGGATGACGCGGTAACGCGCAGCGACCATTCGGAACAATATCAAATTCCGTATCGGGAAACGGATTATGCGGCGAACATAACCGCCGACGGAAGTTTGTTCGACGTGCCAGCCGGCGCCGTTAAGGCGGCATTTGGGCTTGATTATCGGGCCGAAACCGGTGTTTCAAACGGAAGCCCTATCGGAATAGGCTCGTATCGCCTCTCTCGCACAATATATGCGGCGTTCGGCGAGCTCGCGATCCCTCTTCTTTCGAGCGCTCAGCATATCCCGTTTGTTCAATCACTCGAATTGAGCGCTGCCGCGCGTTACGACCATTATAGCGACTTTGGCGGCACCACGAATCCAAAAATTGGAGTCGTCTGGCAAGTCGACAGCGTTCTGAAATTCAGAGGTAACTATTCAACGTCGTTCAGAGCGCCGTCTTTTGCGGAACTGAACCAGGTGGAAGCCTACTATATCGGAGTCACCGTACCCGACCCCGCCGTGCCGTCAGGCATGTCGAATATCATCGATTTGGGCGGCGGAAATCCCGACCTCAAACCGGAGAAAGCAAGAAGCTTATCGTTCGGCGCCGACCTGGTGACGGGCTCATTTTTTGGCTTTCAGGCGCACGTCGAATACTTCGATGTGGATTTCACCGACAGGATTTCTTCACCGGATCCCGCGGCTGAAGTGTATGGCGGTCTCAATTATCCGCCAATTCAGCCATTCCTGACTCGAAATCCCTCGCCTGCCTATGTCGCGAGCCTTACATCATCGCCAAAATATTACCCTTTCTATTCGATGGCATTCGATCCGAGCACTGTGGTCGTTGTCGATGATCGGCTGACCAACTTGGCAAGCAACAAGGTATCGGGCTTCGATTTCAACACATCGATCAACCCGGATATCGGTGACGCCGGAGCCTTGCAGGTTACACTCGAGGGCACCTATTTCACCAAGTTCGACATCAGTGTGCAAAAGGGCGCGCCGGAAATCGACGAAGCGGGAACCGTCTTCTTCCCGCCAAGCTACCGGCTGCGCGGGGGTGCGCTGTATTCATACGGCCCCTGGCGAGCGAATGCGTTCATAAATTACACCGACAGCTTCAAGGATGGCCGCTTCGTGCCGACGGTCGATGTCAGTTCGCTCACGACGGTTGACCTTGTGCTGGCCTACAAGATCGAAACCGGGAGCGGACTTCTCTCGAACACGACGATCGGAGTCGTCGCCAATAATTTGTTCGATCAATCGCCGCCTTTTGTCCGGGCCACAGTCGGCCAAGGCTATCCCACCTACGACCCCACAAATGCCAGCATCGTAGGCCGGACTCTGGCGATTCAATTCCAGAAGAATTGGTGA
- a CDS encoding threonine ammonia-lyase gives MGSSHGGAGLPVTIEDIRRAAAAIQGAVERTPAKYSLTLSTTAGADLYLKFENFQFTASFKERGALNKLLALNLSRRALGVVAMSAGNHAQGLAYHAGRLGIRATIVMPEGTPFNKIKHTKDFGADVIIEGATLSEAAKVAQHFAARDGMTFVHPYDDPLVIAGQGTLALEFLGDLPHLDALVVPVGGGGLISGVAIAAKALKPEIEIYGVQTRAYPSMTHAVLDTSPQFGGQTIAEGIAVKTPGVLAQQIVRALVKDILLVDEPQIESALVRILEVEKVVVEGAAAAGLAAVLAHPKLFAGKKVGLILTGGNIDMRLLINVILRELTREGRIQSIQIAIEDRPGFLAKIAAVVSEAGGNIIDVHHDRMSAELSAKSATLGLSFEARDAAHAVDIRGRLEHAGYVIQGKTPGERTTARLYRD, from the coding sequence TTGGGCAGTTCACACGGCGGCGCCGGGCTGCCGGTCACGATCGAAGACATCCGCCGCGCGGCCGCCGCTATCCAGGGTGCGGTCGAGCGGACACCAGCCAAGTATTCGCTGACGCTATCTACTACCGCCGGCGCGGATCTGTACCTCAAATTCGAGAACTTTCAATTCACCGCCTCGTTCAAGGAACGCGGCGCGCTCAACAAACTGCTGGCCTTGAACTTGAGCCGGCGCGCCCTTGGCGTCGTCGCGATGAGCGCGGGCAATCACGCCCAGGGGTTAGCCTACCACGCAGGCCGGCTCGGCATCCGGGCCACCATCGTCATGCCCGAAGGTACGCCCTTCAACAAGATCAAGCACACCAAGGATTTCGGCGCCGACGTTATCATCGAAGGCGCCACGCTGAGCGAAGCTGCGAAGGTCGCGCAACACTTCGCGGCGCGGGACGGGATGACCTTCGTTCATCCCTATGACGATCCGCTGGTGATCGCCGGCCAGGGCACGCTGGCGCTCGAATTTCTGGGCGACCTGCCGCATCTGGACGCGCTGGTCGTGCCCGTCGGCGGCGGCGGCCTTATTTCCGGCGTGGCGATCGCGGCCAAGGCCTTGAAGCCCGAGATCGAGATCTACGGCGTGCAAACGCGGGCTTACCCCTCCATGACTCATGCCGTTCTGGACACGAGCCCGCAATTCGGTGGCCAAACCATCGCGGAAGGCATTGCGGTCAAGACTCCCGGCGTCCTCGCGCAGCAAATCGTGCGTGCTCTGGTGAAGGACATCCTGCTGGTCGATGAGCCTCAAATCGAATCCGCCCTCGTCCGGATTCTCGAGGTCGAGAAGGTCGTGGTGGAGGGCGCTGCCGCCGCCGGATTGGCGGCCGTTCTCGCCCATCCCAAGCTGTTCGCCGGCAAGAAGGTGGGGTTGATCCTGACCGGCGGCAATATCGACATGCGCCTGCTTATCAATGTGATCCTGCGCGAACTCACCCGCGAAGGCCGCATCCAATCGATCCAAATCGCCATCGAAGACCGCCCGGGCTTCCTGGCCAAGATAGCGGCCGTCGTCAGCGAGGCCGGCGGAAACATCATCGATGTTCATCATGACCGGATGTCGGCCGAACTTTCCGCCAAATCGGCCACGCTCGGGCTCAGCTTCGAAGCCCGTGACGCGGCGCATGCGGTCGACATTCGCGGTCGCCTGGAACATGCCGGCTACGTGATTCAAGGCAAGACGCCCGGCGAGCGCACAACGGCGCGGCTCTACCGTGACTAA
- a CDS encoding Lrp/AsnC family transcriptional regulator, giving the protein MSKSHDTTNRCHDLDTIDARILQALQANGRTSNVQLAEFAGVTPPPSLRRTHALEERGFIRGYHAVLDAKKLGYNVLAFVFVGLASQSDRGIKAFEQKVQSWPLVRECCALSGETDFLLKCVARNITQLQAFVTQSLMTTPNVETVKTAFAIHISKNEPSVPLAPAQSPASRATPRQLQLPPLPRRGAAS; this is encoded by the coding sequence ATGTCCAAATCCCATGACACCACCAACAGGTGCCACGACCTCGACACCATCGATGCGCGGATCCTGCAAGCGCTGCAGGCGAACGGCCGGACGAGCAATGTGCAGTTGGCCGAATTCGCCGGCGTCACGCCACCGCCGTCCCTGCGGCGTACACATGCGCTGGAAGAACGCGGATTCATCCGCGGCTATCACGCGGTGCTCGATGCCAAGAAGCTGGGCTACAACGTCCTGGCCTTCGTGTTCGTCGGCCTCGCCTCCCAATCCGATCGCGGGATCAAGGCGTTCGAGCAAAAGGTACAAAGCTGGCCGCTGGTGCGCGAATGCTGTGCGCTCTCGGGCGAGACCGACTTCCTACTCAAATGCGTGGCTCGGAATATCACCCAACTTCAGGCCTTCGTCACCCAATCCCTCATGACCACCCCCAATGTCGAGACCGTCAAAACCGCTTTTGCCATCCATATCAGCAAGAACGAACCCTCCGTGCCGCTGGCCCCGGCGCAGTCGCCTGCTTCACGCGCGACACCGCGCCAGTTGCAGTTGCCGCCGCTGCCGCGACGAGGCGCAGCGTCCTGA
- a CDS encoding Atxe2 family lasso peptide isopeptidase, whose translation MALAVILSAASMFSSVRPSHAADAAMDAANGLEVTVRDIIQVADLSGLSASADGRFAAVRVDRPDVATNSASATWHLISLDDVSRPITVDGGNPMWDTYGPNPTRAVWCGSSVYFRALHGEELAVWTADRNGRLRKVTHDDANVLSFRLDPGCTQLFYLAGSSRAEIKAAEHSEYANGVLITQNVNVASQLEGNLPYLGRMTTMRDSLAGERPLLNGKANTKCRVVDMADGKVRVPTSEEVSAYCPPPGSGYAPDNAIEPAAVSGDRRIVEFPLPNAHSAKALRLALRSVGSNRNIAICDKTECAFSDDVMLATQSVAWQPHSNNVLFVTETPGGSTTLQSWDTRSGNVHAIFQSPGLIGAEGGSDRFHAVGCAITARQALCTYAAAAEPPRLISIDLISGQWRTVLDPNQALRAKRFGSIRYLRWLDRWKRQQTGVLVLPQGKSDTTRPLVITSYRCAGFLRGGIGANVPEHVLARYGIASLCVNADKRYVEQPHPSGTIPRGQAANLQTALDAWESASDLLVAQKLIDPKRIGVSGLSFTGEAVQYALTHSTHFLVGGAGHGSFTDPFTYYFPSGAIGDYLHNLYGVPLPGPDSKAFYDLVSPALNASRMNSALLIQTDESEFRFSIEYLYRLRMLHKPVEMYAFADEGHQFWQPLHRLVRNTRFVDWFRFWLTGYVDPDPEKRAQFARWSALRTERARANFSIEH comes from the coding sequence GTGGCGCTGGCGGTGATTTTGTCGGCAGCGTCGATGTTCTCCAGCGTGCGACCAAGCCACGCCGCGGACGCCGCGATGGACGCGGCAAACGGTCTTGAGGTCACGGTCCGAGACATCATTCAAGTCGCCGATCTGTCGGGACTGTCCGCCTCGGCCGATGGAAGGTTCGCGGCCGTCAGAGTCGATCGTCCGGATGTCGCAACGAACAGCGCGTCGGCGACGTGGCATCTGATTTCTCTTGATGATGTATCTCGTCCGATTACCGTCGATGGGGGCAACCCCATGTGGGACACATACGGTCCAAATCCGACCCGGGCCGTCTGGTGCGGAAGTTCCGTCTATTTCCGCGCGCTGCATGGCGAGGAATTGGCTGTGTGGACAGCCGACCGAAACGGTCGTCTCAGGAAAGTCACGCACGATGACGCCAACGTCCTCTCGTTTCGATTAGACCCTGGCTGCACGCAGCTCTTTTATTTGGCTGGTTCGAGCCGGGCGGAGATTAAAGCAGCCGAGCATAGCGAGTATGCGAATGGCGTGCTGATCACCCAGAATGTCAATGTCGCGTCGCAATTGGAAGGCAATTTGCCCTATCTGGGTCGAATGACGACGATGCGCGACTCCTTGGCCGGAGAGCGTCCGCTGCTGAACGGCAAGGCGAACACGAAGTGTCGCGTCGTCGATATGGCCGACGGAAAAGTCCGTGTTCCCACCTCCGAAGAGGTGTCCGCTTATTGCCCGCCTCCGGGATCCGGCTACGCGCCGGACAATGCGATAGAGCCGGCCGCGGTCTCCGGCGACCGGCGTATAGTGGAATTCCCGCTTCCAAACGCGCATTCGGCGAAAGCATTAAGGCTCGCCCTGAGGTCTGTGGGCTCAAACCGCAACATAGCGATTTGCGACAAAACGGAATGTGCGTTCTCCGATGACGTGATGCTCGCGACCCAGAGCGTCGCTTGGCAGCCGCATTCGAACAACGTGCTTTTCGTGACGGAAACGCCAGGCGGCTCAACCACACTGCAGTCGTGGGACACACGCTCCGGCAACGTGCATGCCATATTCCAATCTCCTGGCCTGATAGGGGCCGAGGGCGGGTCCGATAGATTTCACGCCGTCGGCTGCGCGATCACGGCCCGGCAGGCGCTCTGCACATACGCAGCGGCGGCCGAGCCGCCACGCCTGATTTCGATAGATCTGATCAGCGGGCAATGGCGAACGGTGCTCGACCCGAACCAGGCTCTCCGGGCGAAGAGATTTGGTTCAATACGCTATCTGCGCTGGCTCGATCGCTGGAAGCGTCAGCAGACCGGGGTCCTCGTTCTTCCGCAAGGCAAATCGGATACAACCCGCCCCCTTGTGATTACGAGTTATCGTTGCGCAGGATTTCTGCGAGGCGGTATCGGCGCGAACGTTCCGGAGCACGTGCTTGCACGATATGGAATTGCGTCTCTCTGCGTGAATGCTGATAAGCGGTATGTGGAGCAGCCGCACCCCTCTGGAACCATCCCGAGGGGCCAAGCGGCCAACCTGCAAACGGCCTTGGATGCTTGGGAGAGCGCATCGGACCTTCTGGTTGCGCAGAAGCTGATCGATCCCAAGCGCATTGGCGTGAGCGGGCTCAGTTTCACAGGGGAGGCCGTTCAATATGCGTTGACACATTCAACGCATTTTTTGGTCGGCGGTGCAGGACATGGGAGCTTCACCGATCCATTCACCTATTACTTCCCGAGCGGCGCGATAGGCGACTACCTCCACAATCTTTATGGCGTTCCGTTGCCCGGACCCGATAGCAAGGCTTTCTACGACCTTGTGTCTCCGGCCTTGAATGCTTCTCGAATGAACTCGGCCTTGCTCATCCAGACCGACGAGAGCGAGTTCCGCTTCTCCATTGAGTATCTCTATCGGCTTCGGATGCTTCACAAGCCCGTAGAAATGTACGCGTTTGCGGACGAAGGTCATCAATTTTGGCAACCGCTGCACCGCCTTGTGCGGAATACGAGATTTGTCGATTGGTTTCGGTTCTGGCTCACCGGATATGTCGATCCAGATCCGGAAAAGCGCGCGCAATTCGCACGGTGGAGCGCACTTCGCACGGAACGCGCTCGCGCCAACTTCTCGATAGAACATTGA